GGCGGCGAGTTCAGCGCGGTGGTGCTGCGCGCGGACGAGAACAAGGCGGAGATCCTGGTCGAGGACCCGACGGTGATGGCGAAGTGCGCGGGGGAGAAGCTGACCGCGGGGGAGCGGATCGGGGTCCGGCTGACCTCGGTCGACGTCGAGAAGCGGAAGGTGTCGTTCGAACGGGCATGACTTACCTCGCCGACGATCTCGGGGAGCCGGTGCCGCTCCCGGGCCCGGCGGCCCGGGTGGTGTCGCTGGTGCCGTCGCTCACCGAAGCGGTCGAGGTGAGCGCGCCCGGCCGCCTGGCCGGCGCGACGGACTACTGCACGCATCCGTCCGGTTTGGACGTTCCGCGCGTCGGCGGCTCGAAGTACCCGAAACTCGACCGGGTGCTGGATCTGGCGCCCGACCTCGTGCTGGCCAACTCCGAGGAGAACCGCCAGGAGGACGTGGAACGCCTGCGCGCCAACGGAATCCCGGTCTGGGTGATGGCCGCGGCGGCGACCGTGCCGGCCGCGCTGGGGTCGCTGCGGCGGATACTGACCCAGGCGTACGAACTCGAAGAGCCGGAGTGGCTGGTCGCCGCGGAAGAAGCCTGGCGCGAGGTCCGGCCGGCGCGGTTCCACGCGGTGGTCCCGGTGTGGCGCAAGCCGTGGATAGTCCTGGGCCGCGACACGTTCGCGGGCGACGTCCTGCGCCGCGTCGGCGTGGCGAACGTGTACGCGGATTCGGAAGAGCGCTACCCACGCCCGGACGTGGAGGAACTGCGGGCGCACCTGAGCGCGGACGCGGACCTGCTGGTGCTGCCGGACGAGCCGTACCTGTTCACCGGGGACGACGGCCCGGACCACTTCCCGGACGCGCGGTACGTCCTGGTCTCGGGCCGCCACCTCACCTGGTACGGGCCCTCACTGGTCGAGGCCCACACCGCGCTGACAGAAGTCCTCGCAAGTCCGTGAATGGCACATCCAGGGACTTAGAGTCCCTCAATGTGCCATTCACGGACTTGGCGACGGGTTACAGCGTCAATCCCGTCAGGACCGTGACACGTTCCTCCGTGAAGTCCGCCATCGCCGCCGCCGGGCCTTCACGGCCCACTCCCGAGTCCTTCACCCCGCCATACGGCATCTGGTCCGCGCGGAAGCTCGGGACGTCACCCACGATCACCCCGCCCACGCGCAGTGCCGCCGACACCTCGAACGCCGTCGGAAGGTCGCGGGTGAACACGCCCGCCTGCAACCCGAACCGGGACGCGTTGATCCGGGCCACCCCTTCGTCCACTGAGGACACCCGGTTCAGCGAGACCACCGGCCCGAAGACCTCCTCGGCCATCACCGACGCGTCCTCCGGGACGTCCGCCAGTACCGTCGGCTCCACCGTCGCGCCCGACCGGGAACCGCCCGTCAGGAGACGGCCACCCGCGGACACCGCCGACGAGATCCACGACGAAACCCGGGCGGCCGCGTCGACGTTGATCAGCGGGCCGACGTCCACGCCCTCCGTGCGCGGGTCGCCGGTGCGCAAAGTCCCGACCTGCGCGAGGACCTTCTCGGCCAACGCGTCGAACACCGAGTCGTGCGCGTACACCCGCTGCACCGAAATGCACGACTGGCCCGCTTGGTACATCGCGAACGTCGCGATCCGCTGCGCCGCGAATTCGAGGTCAGGCCAATCGGGGCAGACGAGCACCGCGCCGTTGCCGCCCAGCTCCAGCGCGACGTGCTTGCGCGGCACGCGGTCGCGGATCGCCCAGCCCACCGGGACCGAGCCGGTGAACGACACCACCGGCAGCCGCGGGTCCTCGACCAGCCGGGACGACGTCTCGTTGTCGACCGGCAGGATCGACCACGAGCCCGCCGGGAGATCCGCCGAAGCCAGGATTTCGCCGAGCAGCAACGCCGTCAGCGGCGTCGCCGGCGCAGGCTTGAGCACGATCGGCGCGCCCACCGCGATCGCCGGGGCCACCTTGTGCGCCACCAGGTTCAGCGGAAAGTTGAACGGCGTGATCCCCAGCACCGGCCCGCGCGGCACGCGCCGGACCAGCGCCAGCCGGCCGGTGCCGCCCGGGTCCGTGTCGAGCCGCTGCAGCTCGCCCGAGAAACGGCGGGCTTCCTCCGCGGACCAGCGGAACGTCGACACCGCGCGGCCGACCTCGCCGCGCGCCCACTTCAGCGGCTTGCCGGACTCCGCCGTGATGAGCGCGGCGATCTCTTCGGACCGCTCGCCCAAGGAACGGGACACGTGGTCCAACGCCCCGGCGCGGACGTGCGCGGGCAGCGTCGCGAACTCGTCGGCGACGTCGGCCGCGGCCTGCACCGCAGCCTCGACGTCCGAAGCCGACGGGACGAAGTGCGACCCCGCCGGAGAACCGTCGTACGAGTGACGGACGACGGCCGTCGAGCCGGCGGTGACCGGTTTTCCGGCCACCCAGAACGGGAAAGTCATGCGCGGGCCTCCGTGCGGACAGCGTGCTCGAGAACCGAAAGGCCCTCGTCGAGCAGGTCGTCGGCCAAGGACAGCGGCGGCAGCAGCCGGAC
This window of the Amycolatopsis balhimycina FH 1894 genome carries:
- a CDS encoding helical backbone metal receptor, yielding MTYLADDLGEPVPLPGPAARVVSLVPSLTEAVEVSAPGRLAGATDYCTHPSGLDVPRVGGSKYPKLDRVLDLAPDLVLANSEENRQEDVERLRANGIPVWVMAAAATVPAALGSLRRILTQAYELEEPEWLVAAEEAWREVRPARFHAVVPVWRKPWIVLGRDTFAGDVLRRVGVANVYADSEERYPRPDVEELRAHLSADADLLVLPDEPYLFTGDDGPDHFPDARYVLVSGRHLTWYGPSLVEAHTALTEVLASP
- a CDS encoding aldehyde dehydrogenase family protein, translated to MTFPFWVAGKPVTAGSTAVVRHSYDGSPAGSHFVPSASDVEAAVQAAADVADEFATLPAHVRAGALDHVSRSLGERSEEIAALITAESGKPLKWARGEVGRAVSTFRWSAEEARRFSGELQRLDTDPGGTGRLALVRRVPRGPVLGITPFNFPLNLVAHKVAPAIAVGAPIVLKPAPATPLTALLLGEILASADLPAGSWSILPVDNETSSRLVEDPRLPVVSFTGSVPVGWAIRDRVPRKHVALELGGNGAVLVCPDWPDLEFAAQRIATFAMYQAGQSCISVQRVYAHDSVFDALAEKVLAQVGTLRTGDPRTEGVDVGPLINVDAAARVSSWISSAVSAGGRLLTGGSRSGATVEPTVLADVPEDASVMAEEVFGPVVSLNRVSSVDEGVARINASRFGLQAGVFTRDLPTAFEVSAALRVGGVIVGDVPSFRADQMPYGGVKDSGVGREGPAAAMADFTEERVTVLTGLTL